The sequence below is a genomic window from Tenacibaculum tangerinum.
AAGCTTTGGAATTTCAAAAGTATATACCAAAGAAGAATTACTTCCTGCCATTGAAAAAGCGTACGAAGAAGACACTGAAATATTAATTGAAAGCTTTTTAGATGGAACTGAGGTTTCTGTTGGAGTAATTCAATACAAAGGAAAAACCACAGTATTACCCATAACCGAAATTGTTTCTGAAAATGATTTCTTCGATTATAAAGCGAAGTATGAAGGGGAGTCACAAGAAATTACTCCTGCACGTTTAACTGATTCGCAAAGAAAGAGAGTTGAAGAGGTAGCCAAACGTGTATATGAAATTTTAAACATGCGTGGTTTTTCTCGCTCAGAATATATTTTGGTGAACGATGAGCCACATTTTATAGAAATGAATACTGTTCCAGGGTTGACTGAAGCAAGTATTTTACCACAGCAAGCCAATCATGCAGGTATTTCTTTAACCGAATTATTCGGAAATGCTATTGAAATGGCTTTAAACGATAATATATAATGAAAAGAGCAATTTTTCCTGGGTCTTTTGATCCGATTACTTTAGGACACCTCGATATTATTGAGCGTGGTGTTACCCTTTTTGATGAATTAATCATTGCAATTGGTGTGAATGCAGATAAAAAGTACATGTTTTCTTTAGAAGAACGCAAACGTTTTATCGAAGAGACGTTTAAACACGAACCGAAAATAAAAGTATTGACCTATAGCGGACTTACGGTGAACTTCTGTAAAGAACAAAATGCTCAATTCATTTTAAGAGGTTTACGCAATCCTGCCGATTTTGAGTTTGAAAAAGCGATTGCACATACCAACAGAAAACTTTCTGAAATAGAAACTGTATTTTTATTAACCTCTTCAGGTAAAAGTTATATTTCTTCTTCTATTGTAAGAGATGTAATTAGAAACGACGGTGACTACACCGGGCTGGTACCAGACGCTGTTAGAATCTAAACTTTTAAATACTATTCTTTTGAAAAAACTATTTGTATTACTTCTACTAATCGCTGTGGCTTGTAAACAAAAACCTGTAAAAAAATCAGTCGATTTTACAACGCTATTTGAAACTTCAAACGGAACAGAAACACCTAAATATGATGAAGTTATTTCTTTTTATACAGATTTAGCCGAAGTATATCCTGAAATTTCTTTGTTTGAAATAGGGAGTACAGATATTGGTAAACCATTGCATTTAGTTGTTTTCAATACAGATGGAAAAACGAATCTTAAAGAGCTTCAAGATTCTTCTAAAAATAAGGTTTTAATCAACAATGGTATCCATCCAGGAGAGTCTGACGGAATTGATGCTTCTATGCTTTTATTAAGAGATATAGTTCAAAACGATTCTTTAAAAAACAGCTACAAGAATTCTTTAATATGCGTGATTCCTGTCTATAATATTGGCGGTGCGCTCAATAGAAACTCCCACACAAGAGCCAACCAAAATGGTCCGAAAGAATACGGCTTTAGAGGAAATGCTCGAAATTATGACCTCAATCGTGACTTTATTAAACAAGACACAAAAAATGCTGCTGCTTTTGCTGAGATTTTTCACACTATAAATCCCGATGTTTTTATTGACAACCATGTAAGTAACGGTGCCGATTATCAATACGCAATTACACATTTATTCACACAACATAACAAGTTAGGAGGAAAATTGGGTACGTTTATAGAAACAACAATGCGCCCTGATATAGAAAAATCTTTGGCACAAAAGAGCATTAGTATCACTCCGTATGTAAACGTTTGGGGAACCACACCTGAAAGCGGATGGTCACAGTTTTTCGATTCTCCTAGATATTCTACAGGTTATACTACGCTATTCAATACCTTAGGGTTAATGGTTGAAACCCACATGCTAAAACCTTATAAAATTAGAGTAGAACAAACCTATGAGTTGTTACTTTCTGTTTTAGACTTTTCCGAAGAAAACAGTAGTAAAATTAAAGAGTTACGAAAAAGAGCTGTAGAAGAGATCATCAGTAAAAAAACATACCCAATTACTTTTGAGGTTGATAGAGATACTCCTAGCACACTTCAATTTAAAGGTTATGAAGGGACTTTTATAGCTAGTAAAGTTACCAATGGAAAACGTTTGTTGTATGACAAAACAAAACCTTATGATAAAAAAATTCCTTACTACAACAATTATCTTCCAATCAAAGAAATTACAATTCCAAAAGCCTATATTTTACAACAAGGATGGCATGATGTTGTAGAGCGATTAAAAAATAATAATATTGAATTTACTCGTATTAAAAAAGACACCGTATTCACTGTAGAAGTTCAACACATCAAAGATTTTGATACTCGAAAAATGGCTTATGAAGGTCATTATTTACATTTCAATACTCAAGTTGCTAGGACAAAAAATCAACAAATTAAATTTTCGAAAGGAGCTATATACATTCCAACAAATCAAACAGGAATACGCTACATTATAGAAACTCTAGAAGCAGAAGCTATTGACTCTTTTTTTAACTGGAATTTTTTTGATACTATTTTACAGCAAAAGGAAGGATATTCTTCGTATGTTTTTGAAGACATTGCCGAAGATTTCTTAAACAAGAACCCTCAAGTAAAGCAAGAATTTTTAGAGAAGTTAACAATAGAAGAAGATTTTGCAAAAAATCCGCAAGCACAATTATATTGGGTTTACAAAAAAACTCCGCATTACGAAGAAACACACAAAAAACTACCTATATACAAGTTATATTAATATTTTTTTAACCTCTTCATAACAATTTCTTACATTTGTTACCGATTAAGAATTTAATCTAAATGGATAAAGGAATCTTAAAATCTGTTTGTGAGCAAAAAAATTTTAACGCAATTTTTAACAAACACTCACAAACTTTAAGAAATTATATGTATTACAAATGTGGCGATATTCAGCAAGCTGAGGATATCGTCCAGGAGGCGTATATAAAATTATGGAATAACTGTGCTAAGGTTGTTTTTGAAAAAGCTAAATCTTACTTGTATACGATAGCTAATAATCATTTTTTAAATGAAATTGCTCATAAAAAAGTGGTAGTGGAATATCAAAAACAAAGTGTTTTTTCTGGAAAAACAGATGAAAGTCCTCAATTTATTTTAGAACAAGAAGAGTTTCATGTAAAGCTAAAACAAGCGATAGCTAACCTACCAGAAAAACAGCGAGAAGTATTCTTACTGAGCAGAATAGATAAAAAAAAGTACAGTGAAATAGCCGATATTGTAGGAATTTCTGTAAAGGCTGTAGAAAAGAGAATGAGTAATGCTTTACTCACTTTGAAAGATAAAATTGGTAAATTGTAAAAAAAATAAAACTTTTAGTAGGGTAATTAGTATTTCACCTGTTTTATATACAAATAGCACGTAATAGAAGAATGAACATAGATTATAAAAATAACACCTTTTTAGCAAGATGGATTGCTAATGATTTATCTGATGAGGAGTTGAAAGAATTTCAACAATCAGAAGATTATCATCAATTCAAAGCTATTAACGATGCTTCTAAACTATTAAAAGCACCTTCTTATAATAAAGAGGCGGCTTTTGATATGATTACTCAAAAGATACAATCGAAAAAAACAGGTAAAAAAGTTATCAAACTGATTCCTGCATGGCTATACGGTGCAGCTGCTTCTATAGCTCTATTAATTAGTTTTTTATATTTTAACGACACTACTACCTTTTCTACAAATTATGGAGAGCAATTAACAGTAAGTTTGCCCGATAACTCTAAAGTTCATTTATCTCCTAACTCTGAGATTACTTACAAAGAAAGAATTTGGAATAAAGAAAGAGCATTGTCTTTAAAAGGAATTGCTTATTTTGAAGTAGAAAAAGGAAAATCTTTTACCGTAAATTCTACTCAAGGAAAAGTAACGGTGCTAGGAACCAAGTTTACCGTAAATACTTCTAAGGATTATTTTGAAGTTATGTGTTATGAGGGCAAGGTAAAAGTTGTCTCAAAAAACAACGAAGAAGTTCTTTTAACTAAAGGAAAAGCCTATAGAAATTATAAAAACTCTAGTGAAAAATGGATATTTAATAATATTGAACCTTCTTGGATAAATGGTGAAAGTTCTTTTAACAATGTGCCTTTAGAACAAGTCGTAAAATCACTAGAAAATCAATTTAACTTAAAATTCGACACCTCAAAAGTAGACGTAAACCAACGGTTCACAGGTACTTTTACGCATGAAAATGTTAATATAGCGTTACAAACTGTTTTTGCTCCTATGAAAATTTCTTATAAATTAGCAAAAAATAGTTTCGTTGTATTGACATATAATAAATGAAGATAAAATTAAGTGTACTTTTTCTATGCTTAGCAATGTCTATTTTTTCTCAGGAAAAAGTAGACATTACTTTTGTTGAAGCCCCCTTGCAAGATGTTTTAAAACAAATGGAAGCAAGTTTTGGGGTAAAATTTTCTTTCAATCCAGAAATTATAAAAGAAAAGAGCTTCTCTTTTACAAAAAAAGAATGTGAATTAGTATATCTTATAAATGAAATTGAGCGAAAAACTCCTTTAATTTTTAATCAAATTAATGAGCGTTATTATTATATAACCAAGAACTCTAATTTCAATCCAAACGAATACAATTTATTAAACGAGGTTCTTGTTACAAATCATATCAAGTCAGGTATTAATAAGAAACGAAATGGTACCATAACCGTTCATCCTAAAGATTTAGGCGTTTTACCTGGCTTAACAGAGCCTGATGTGTTAGAAAGTTTAAAAATTATTCCGGGTGTTCAAAGTCCTGATGAAACTGCTGCTGGTGTGTACATAAGAGGGGGTACCCCAAACCAGAATCTAATTTTGTGGGATGGAATAAAAATGTATTACTCTGGTCATTTTTTCGGAATGATTTCAGCATTCAATCCATATGTAACTGAAGAAATCACGCTCTCTAAAAGCGGTACAAGTGCCAGATACGGAAATAGAGTTTCTGGTGTAATAGATATTAAATCAAACAATGAAATTCCTAAAAAAACTACAGGAAATTTTGGTTTGAACATGACACATGCTGATGCCTATGTAAACATACCTGTTTCTAAAAAAGCATCCTTTTTATTATCAATGAGAAGGTCTTATGCTAATATTATCAAGACACCAACTTTTAATAACATATCTACAAGAGTATTTCAAACATTTGACGTTAATCAAGAAAAAAACATTTTTGGTAATGGAATAAAATTTAACAGAGAAAATAATTTTAATTTTGCTGATTATACGGCAAAACTAAACTTTTCTCTTACTGAAGAAGAGCAATTGTCTCTAAGTTTTTTATATACAAAAAACAAATTGTTTAATAGTTTTGAAATTCCTGATTATAAAGATTTTTATACTGACGATTTGAGTATTAAAAATGCTGGTTTTGGGATACAGTGGACAAAAAAGGTGTCGGAAAGGCTAACACATCACATAAAGGGATACTTTTCAAGTTTTAAACTAAATTATACCGGAAAATACAATTATATAGATAACTTTCTTATTTTCTTCTCATCAAAAAACAACTTAATTAACGATGTAGGTGTATCTTATAATTTTAACTATGAGTTAAACGACAAGGCTAGTATTTTTGCTGGATATGACTTTACTTCTACAGAATCTGAATATGAACTAAAATATTTATACGATATTCAAAACCAAAATGTTTTTAATTCGCTAGAAGAAAATAATGGCAACAATAATACTAGCTCTCTTTTTGGGGAGTTTATATATGATAATGACAACTGGAATATAAATTTAGGAACTCGTCTTAATTACTTTTCTAAGATTGATAAATATGTAATAGAACCAAGGTTGTATCTTGAAAAAAAAATTACGCAGCATTTAAGAGCCAAAGCATCTTTCGAGCAAAAACACCAAACCTTAGTTCAAATAATAGAATTTCAAACAGCTAGCCTAGGGTTTGATTTAGAAAATCAATTATGGACACAAGTAAATAACGATAATGTTCCTCTACAAAAAAGTTTACAGGTTTCTTCTGGAATTCTTTTTAACAAAGATAACTGGAGTATTGATATCGAACCTTATTATAAAAAGGTTAGTGGTATGACTTCACTAACTAGCGGTTACAATGATCAATCAAATGATTTTTCTAATGGTGAAGGAAAAATATATGGGGTTGATGTTTTGGTACATAAAAAATTCAACAATTACAGAACATGGATTAACTATTCTTACACCAAAAATAGGTTTAAGTTTTTAGATTTAGAGAATACATTCTTTCCTGCAAACCACGATATAACCAACTATTTTTCTTGGTCTCAAGCGTACAAATTGAATAATTACGAATTTTCATTGGGTTGGATTCTAAGAACTGGAAATCCATATACGGAAATTAATGAATTTGTAACTGATGAAAATGGCCAAAACCCTATTATTTACTTAGATTGGGAAAATATCAATGCTTTAAGACTTCCTAGATATAGTAGGTTTGATGCCTCTGTAACCTATTCTTTTAACCTTTCTGACAAATGGAAAAGTAAAATCGGTTTTTCTTTGTTAAATATTTTTGACAGAAAAAACATACTAAATAGAACCTACAACACAGTTCCTTTTATAAATTCTCAAAACAACTTAAAGTATCAATTAAAAGAAGTAGATAAAGTTTCGTTAGGTATAACCCCTAACTTTGTTTTTAGAGTTAGTTTTTAGTCGCAGGGCGGATAGCCAAGGGTTTTAATCTCCAAGACTTACCTCGAAACTCTTAAATAGCTTTTTTGTATACCCAGTATGCTCTCATCGTGTAGTTTATTAAAAAAGACTTTACTTTCGATGTAAAGCCTTTTTTAAGTTTAGTAGTTTCTATACTGTTTTGTTTCTTCAAAAACGTGTTCTAAAATTTGCTTTTCTCTTTCATCAAATTCAATACCTCTTCTTTGCATTACAACCTCTGCAACTTCAAAAACTTTATTGGTTTTATATTCTGTAAAGCCAGAAGCTCCGCCCCAACTGTATGAAGGAACAAAATTTCTAGGAAATCCACTTCCAAAAATATTCGCTGACACCCCCACTACGGTTCCTGTATTGAACATCGTATTAATTCCGCATTTAGAATGGTCTCCCATCATTAAACCACAAAATTGCAATCCTGTTTTGGCAAAACGTCCTGTTTCGTAATTCCATAGTTTTACTTCAGCATAGTTATTTTTAAGGTTTGAATTGTTGCTATCTGCTCCTATATTACACCATTCTCCAAGCACCGAATTTCCTAAAAAACCATCGTGTCCTTTGTTAGAATATCCAAACAACACCGAATTGTTTACCTCCCCTCCTACCTTACAGTAAGGCCCAAAAGTGGTTGCTCCATATATTTTAGCTCCTAATTTTAACACCGAATGTGCGCACATAGCCAAAGCACCACGTACTACTACGCCTTCCATAATTTCGGCATTCTTTCCTATATAAATGGGTCCTGTAGCGGCATTCAAAGTGGCAAAAGTCAATTTAGCTCCTTTTTCAACAAAAATGTCATTTCTATTTACACAATTTACAGTTTCAGGGATGGGTGCTGATTTTCTTCCTTCAGTAATTAAATCAAAGTCTGCACGAATAGCCTTATCGTTTGATGAAAAAATATCCCATGTATTTTTAATTTGAATAATATCATCTTCAAATTCAAGAGCTTCATAAGATGAAAAATCAACTTCATCTTGTGTATCTTTAGTATAAAAAGCAATGACATCTTCCCCTTTAAAAATTGCCTGATTGGCTTGTAGGTTTTTCACCATTTCAACCAACGGTTTTGTAGGCAAGAAAGAAGCATTTAACAATATATTTTCTTCCATTTCAACCATAGGATATTTTTCTTCTAAATACGCTTCTGTTATAGTCGTCGTAGTTAGCCCTAAATATTTTTCCCATTTTTCCCTAATCGTTAAAATCCCTACTCTAATATCTGCTACTGGTCGTGTATAGGTAAATGGCAACAAAGCTGTTCGAACATCACCATCAAATAAAATATAATTCATTTTAATCGTTTTTTGAAGTAACGCAAACTTACTACTTTCAATTCATTTTACAAGTCAAAATATAAACCTTACTTTTGTAAAGTAACATTGTTCAACATTTTAATTATGAGAAAAATTCTAGGACTAGTTTTATTAGGTATTGCACTTATAGCTACCTTATACTACGCATTTGTTTATTTTGTTCCTTATAGTGAAGGGGTTCGCTCTGGCGAACTTATAAAAATTAGCCACAAAGGTGTGATTATAAAAACTTGGGAAGGAGAAATTAGTCAGGGAATTTCTGGTGCTCAAATTTTCTCTTTTTCGGTAGAAGAAAGTGAAAAAGAGGTTATTAATAAGCTCCAAGAATATCAAGGCAGGTATGTTAAAGTTGCTTACAAAGAACGTTACGGAAAAATTTTCTGGCTAGGAGACACTAAATATTTTATTACCAACGTTCAAGAGGAGCAGTCTCCTCATTTTAGGGGAAATGAACAATAAGGAGTATAAAAATATAGAAGATACTCACATTACCATTTCAGAGTTAATGTTGCCTTCGCATGCCAATTTTAGTGGTAAAATTCATGGTGGGTACATTTTAAAGTTAATGGATCAAATTGCTTTTGCTTGTGCTTCTAAACACTCGGGTACCTATTGCGTAACTGCTTCTGTTGATACGGTTAATTTTATTAATCCTATCGAAGTGGGTAAACTAGTTACTATGAAAGCTTCTATTAACTACGTAGGAAAAACCTCGATGGTAATTGGTATAAGAGTAGAAGCTCAAAATATTCAAACAGGAGAAACCAAACATTGCAATTCTTCTTACTTCACTATGGTGGCTAAAAATGATAATGGTGAGAATGCTAGAGTTCCAGGAATTATCATTAATAGCCAAAATGAAATGCGCCGCTTTTTAGAAGCGATTCATAGAATAAAGATGAAAAAAAATAGGCAAGAAAAGTTTGATATTGACAATTTCAAGCCTGAAAATCATCTTGATGAGTTAAGAAACTACAACGTAAAGATTAATTTGTAATCGTGTTTTAAATCATATTCAGTAAACAGAGCATCTACATGATGACCATTATTCAACAAACTGACAATTGCGGTTTTAAATTCTTTATCAAATCCAACTCTAGACATAATGTTTAGTTTATGCAAAAATCTCTATTTAATCTCTACCAACAAAAGTAGTTGTTCCACGTTTAATTTCCATACTAACCATAGCCGAGACGTTGTGCTCAATTAAAATCAATATCAATTTATTTTTATCATTTTAAAATAAAAATTTATTGTTTTTCAATAATTTTTTTATATTTATTGTAAATAATAACTATTTTGATTTATGGACACACCTAAAACCTTATTCTCGACACTAAATGCTTTTATTTTTTTAATTATAATAGCAATTTCATTTGGATTGATGCTAACAATCTTATCAGCATTTGGGACTATTCCAGATAGCATGTTTAAAAGTGAAGTATCTTTTCCGGAATTAGATTGGGTAGTTTATCTATTTATGACATTGAACTTAATAGTTTATGGGGTATTTGTTTATGGCCTTTTCAAGCTGAGAAAGGTATCAAAGTTATTTTTAAATGGTACTTTTTACGATTTAGAATTGGGTAAGAATTGTAGTTTAGCTGGTAAATCCTTTATTTTATCAGGAGTATTTTGGTGTCTTTTCGATGGGCTTAGTTCTATTTATTTCAAAAATGAATTTTCAATAGGAGTAAGCGATAAGACATTTATTTATCTTTTCTTTATTGTTATGGGCTTATTCTTAATGCTTACAAGCAAATTATTTGACAGAGCTTTGGAACTGAAGAAGGAAAACGATTTAACTATTTAATTATGGCCATAATCGTAAATTTAGATATAATGCTTGCAAAACGTAAAGTAAAAAGCAAAGAACTTGCTGAGGCAATTGGAATTACACAGGCGAACTTATCTATTTTGAAATCAGGAAAAGCAAAAGCAATTAGATTTACAACACTTTCTGCTATTTGTAAGGAATTGAATTGCCAGCCAAGTGATATTTTAGAATATAAAGAATAAAAACATTATTTTAATATATATAAATGAGCACAATACGAGCTATAAACAATGCTCTTTTTAGTTTTTTAGAAAGCTACTTTTATATTCAATTTTTCGTGCTTTCATCAAATAACAAGAATTAAGACGCCGCACTGCTTTTAGCTCGAAGACATTACTCACAATTAGAAACAAACGAAAAAAAACAATGATTACAGGACTATATGAAACCCATTTATTTGTTGCAAATCTTGAGCTTTCGATTGAATTTTATAAAAATATTTTAGGCCTTGAACAATGCTATTTTGAAGAAGAAAGGCGAGCAGCCTTTTTTTGGATTGGCGAACCAAAGGAATCAATGTTAGGCCTTTGGGAAAAGCCTAAATCTGAAATTGACAGAAGACATTTTGCGTTTAAGTGTGATAAAAATTTTATAATTAATGAAGCGACAGCATTTTTAAAAGAACACGGACTAAATCCATTTAACTTTTTGAATGACGGAACTGACCAACCAATGGTATTTGCTTGGGTGCCTGCAATTGCAATTTATTTTGACGACCCAGACGGACATCATTTAGAATTTATTTCGGTATTAGACGGAAAAGGAAAGCCAGAAAATGGAATAATCTCGTATGAACGATGGCTGGAATTGGAAACAAAAGAAAAATAACGTCACAAAATAACGTATATAGGCTTCCCAAAAAAATGGGAAGTTTACATGGATTTTGAATTTAGACAATGGCTGGGGAAGATTTTTTCTATATTTGAAAAAAGAACAGGAAGGTCAATTTGTTAAGGTTTTAATGAATAAATTAAAAAAATTATCGCTTTAAAAGCGACGAACCAGCTCTATAGAATATGTTGCAAAAACCATTTTTAACATCCATACCCAAAACAAACTACAAAATGGGGAGATTGTGGATATTCGGGATTTTTAAACCATGAAGTTAAAATTCAGAAAAGCTTTGATGCTTTTAACTATCTGCTTTACATTATATTTTTCATATAGTAACTACAGAATTAATGGTACATGGGTAAAATCATCTGAAAAACGGACCGAAGGAGTGTCTATTATTGATTTCAGCTTTTTTGAAAGAAGTGAATACTACCCTAGTTCTTTTGGTAATAATATAATAGACCAAACTACCATTAGTTTTGGTAAAATTATTTTTTTATTTAATACTGATACCCTGAACTATCGAAATACTATATCTATTAAGCAAATCGACGGAGATAGCATCGTTTTTGATAATTTCCCATACTACGAAACCTCTACATATAAAAAAATACCAGATTATTTAAAACAAAAAAGAATTGTAAAATTATACGATAAGCTTTACAAATTAAAGTATAGATATAAAGATTCTACCTATATAGACACTGTATTCTTCTCTAGAAAATACTTCCTAAACAAAGCGAAACTAAAAGCTAATGATTGGAGAGTAAGTAAATATGAAACTTTCAATATTAATGATTTTAAAATAATCTTGTTTGATTTAAACTCATACGCCATATTGAGAGAAGAAAATAATGAATTATTCTTTTACCAATTAGGAAGAAAGAAAAGAGAGCTAAGAAAAGTTAATCTACAAAAAATTCCTCTTAATAATTTGAAAAGTGAAATAAATAAAGCTATTAAAGATTATGAAAAACAAAGCCCTAATAAGCATCCACATCAATAATAAAACGGATGGGTCTAAAATCTTTGACTGCTTCAAAGGTATTTTTAATTTTTTGTAGTTGCTCTTTGGTTTTTCCTAAGGATTGTTTGGGTGGTATTTTAATCACCAAATTTTTAATATACTGATTTCGAATACGAGCAACCGCAGGTGCCGAAGGTCCTAGTACATTGTCGTGAAATACATTTTGCAAGGCTTTTGCCAACCAGTTGATGCCGTTCTCAACACGTGTATAATCTTTGTGTTTTAGGGTGATTTTTATCAAACGATAGTAGGGCGGATACTGAAATTGCCATCGGTCTTGTAGCTGTTCTTGATACATTTCGATGTAGTTATTTGTAGACACCTGCTGTAAAATTTGATGGTACGGATTGTAGGTTTGTATGGCTACATTCCCTTGTTTTTTGGTACGTCCTGCCCTACCCGATACCTGCACCATTAACTGAAAAGCACGTTCGTGCGCTCTAAAATCGGGGAAGTTGAGCATCGCGTCGGCACTCATAATACCTACCAACGACACATTGTCAAAATCCAATCCTTTAGAAAGCATTTGTGTTCCTACCAAAATATCAATCTCTTGGGCTTCAAAAGCACCAATGATTTTTTGATAGCCATATTTACCTCGGGTAGTATCTAAATCCATTCGCCCAATGGCATGATTCGGAAAGAGTTCTTTGAGCTCTAATTCAATTTGTTCCGTTCCAAAACCCTTGGTGTCTAAGGTCGTACTTCCGCAAGCGCCACAACTACTCGGCATCGCACGTTGGTAATGACAATAGTGACATTTTAACTCTCTGCGCAATTTGTGATAGGTTAAACTTACATCGCAATTCGGGCAATGCGGAGACACGCCACAAGTGGTACACTCTACTACAGGAGAATATCCGCGTCTGTTTTGAAACAAAATTACCTGTTCTTTTTCGTCCAGCGCTTCGGTAATCATTTGTAGCAAGCGGTCGGAAAAATGCCCTTTCATTTCCTTTTTTCGATGCTTTTCTTTAAGGTCGATCAATTCGATTTTAGGCAATTGAATGTTTCCGAAACGACGGGTTAACTCTACAAATCCGTATTTATTTTGTTGTGCATTAAAATAGCTTTCTATAGAAGGAGTGGCAGAACCCAACAGTACCTTTGCTTGGTGTAAATGCCCTAAAACTACCGCAGCATCACGGGCGTTGTAACGAGGCGACGGTTCAAATTGTTTGTACGAAGTTTCGTGTTCTTCATCTACTACAATCAACCCAAGATTAGAAAAAGGCAAGAAAACAGCAGAACGAGCACCTAAAAGAATCTGCGCTTTGGGTTTGTTTTCCAACACGTTATTCCACACCTCTACCCGTTCGTTCATCGAATATTTAGAATGAAAAACAGAAACAAAATTGCCAAAATAATTTTGCAAACGTGTAATGATTTGCGTCGTTAAGGCTATTTCTGGTAATAAAAACAAGACTTGCTTTCCTTCAGCAATTACTTCTTTTATCAGTTTTACATAAATCTCGGTTTTCCCAGAACCTGTAACACCGTGTAATAAGCTTACTTGCTGAGTTTCAAAAGAGCTTTTCAGTTGGGTAAACGCTTCTTGTTGAAAGGCATTGAGTTCTTTTATCTGATTCGTTTCTCCTTGGTAATTGATTCGGTCGGTTTGAATCTGATAGAATTCAAAAATATCTTTATCCACCAATGCTTTTAAAACTGCAGAAGAAGTGCCCGATTTCTGTTCTAACTCTTTTGCCTTGATGGGCTTTTTAGCCGCAGCTAATTGAAAATACGTCAAAATAGCCTCTCGTTGTTTTTTAGCTCTCGAAAGTTCGTCTAGCAATGTGTGCAAACCTTCATCGGTGGTGTAATTGCTATGCAACCGCACATATTTTACCAACTTTGGTTTGTACGTTTCATAAATTTCTTCTTTGATGTAAATCGCACTTTTCTCAATCAACCCATTAATAATAGGCAGCACGGTTTTCTTTCCTAAGATATCTGAAACTTGATGAATCGTTAACTGCGAATGGTGCTGTAAAGCTTCAAAAATTAAGAATTCTTCATCGGCTAACAAGGTTTCTTCTGTAAACGCCTCATTCTTGTAAATAATCGTTTCACTTTCTAACAAAAACGCTGAAGGTAAGGCTGCTCTGTAAACATC
It includes:
- a CDS encoding DUF2975 domain-containing protein, giving the protein MDTPKTLFSTLNAFIFLIIIAISFGLMLTILSAFGTIPDSMFKSEVSFPELDWVVYLFMTLNLIVYGVFVYGLFKLRKVSKLFLNGTFYDLELGKNCSLAGKSFILSGVFWCLFDGLSSIYFKNEFSIGVSDKTFIYLFFIVMGLFLMLTSKLFDRALELKKENDLTI
- a CDS encoding VOC family protein, with product MITGLYETHLFVANLELSIEFYKNILGLEQCYFEEERRAAFFWIGEPKESMLGLWEKPKSEIDRRHFAFKCDKNFIINEATAFLKEHGLNPFNFLNDGTDQPMVFAWVPAIAIYFDDPDGHHLEFISVLDGKGKPENGIISYERWLELETKEK
- a CDS encoding helix-turn-helix domain-containing protein gives rise to the protein MAIIVNLDIMLAKRKVKSKELAEAIGITQANLSILKSGKAKAIRFTTLSAICKELNCQPSDILEYKE
- a CDS encoding acyl-CoA thioesterase produces the protein MNNKEYKNIEDTHITISELMLPSHANFSGKIHGGYILKLMDQIAFACASKHSGTYCVTASVDTVNFINPIEVGKLVTMKASINYVGKTSMVIGIRVEAQNIQTGETKHCNSSYFTMVAKNDNGENARVPGIIINSQNEMRRFLEAIHRIKMKKNRQEKFDIDNFKPENHLDELRNYNVKINL
- the priA gene encoding replication restart helicase PriA, yielding MSYFIDVILPIPLQKTFTYSVTEAEASFLKRGMRVAVSFGKSKLYTALVFNIHQKAPEVYEAKDIHQILDEHPIVNEQQLQHWQWISSYYMCSLGDVYRAALPSAFLLESETIIYKNEAFTEETLLADEEFLIFEALQHHSQLTIHQVSDILGKKTVLPIINGLIEKSAIYIKEEIYETYKPKLVKYVRLHSNYTTDEGLHTLLDELSRAKKQREAILTYFQLAAAKKPIKAKELEQKSGTSSAVLKALVDKDIFEFYQIQTDRINYQGETNQIKELNAFQQEAFTQLKSSFETQQVSLLHGVTGSGKTEIYVKLIKEVIAEGKQVLFLLPEIALTTQIITRLQNYFGNFVSVFHSKYSMNERVEVWNNVLENKPKAQILLGARSAVFLPFSNLGLIVVDEEHETSYKQFEPSPRYNARDAAVVLGHLHQAKVLLGSATPSIESYFNAQQNKYGFVELTRRFGNIQLPKIELIDLKEKHRKKEMKGHFSDRLLQMITEALDEKEQVILFQNRRGYSPVVECTTCGVSPHCPNCDVSLTYHKLRRELKCHYCHYQRAMPSSCGACGSTTLDTKGFGTEQIELELKELFPNHAIGRMDLDTTRGKYGYQKIIGAFEAQEIDILVGTQMLSKGLDFDNVSLVGIMSADAMLNFPDFRAHERAFQLMVQVSGRAGRTKKQGNVAIQTYNPYHQILQQVSTNNYIEMYQEQLQDRWQFQYPPYYRLIKITLKHKDYTRVENGINWLAKALQNVFHDNVLGPSAPAVARIRNQYIKNLVIKIPPKQSLGKTKEQLQKIKNTFEAVKDFRPIRFIIDVDAY
- a CDS encoding 6-phosphogluconate dehydrogenase; this encodes MRKILGLVLLGIALIATLYYAFVYFVPYSEGVRSGELIKISHKGVIIKTWEGEISQGISGAQIFSFSVEESEKEVINKLQEYQGRYVKVAYKERYGKIFWLGDTKYFITNVQEEQSPHFRGNEQ
- a CDS encoding GlmU family protein — its product is MNYILFDGDVRTALLPFTYTRPVADIRVGILTIREKWEKYLGLTTTTITEAYLEEKYPMVEMEENILLNASFLPTKPLVEMVKNLQANQAIFKGEDVIAFYTKDTQDEVDFSSYEALEFEDDIIQIKNTWDIFSSNDKAIRADFDLITEGRKSAPIPETVNCVNRNDIFVEKGAKLTFATLNAATGPIYIGKNAEIMEGVVVRGALAMCAHSVLKLGAKIYGATTFGPYCKVGGEVNNSVLFGYSNKGHDGFLGNSVLGEWCNIGADSNNSNLKNNYAEVKLWNYETGRFAKTGLQFCGLMMGDHSKCGINTMFNTGTVVGVSANIFGSGFPRNFVPSYSWGGASGFTEYKTNKVFEVAEVVMQRRGIEFDEREKQILEHVFEETKQYRNY